TGAGTGGATTATCGAGCGCTCCCGCCATCGGCTGGGGGCGGATAACGACCTCCTCGGCCAAGGCCAGCTCCGCCAACAGCGCGAACGAGAGCAAGCCACAAAGAGCGCGGATCGCTATCCAACCTAACCGGTTCATGGCTCGCATCCCTAGGGGGTCAATGATCGCAGCCGCGCACGAAAAAAGCCGCAAGTCTTGTGAGACTCACGGCTTTCGTTAAGTGGAGGATAACGGACTTGAACCGATGACCTCTTGCATGCCATGCAAGCGCTCTCCCAACTGAGCTAATCCCCCGATTTTGTTGGCGACTCGGTGCAGCAGCGATTTTCCGGCTAAGGAAAACAGAGCATGCAAAAGTCGTCTGGCCTGCGGTAGTTTATCGCGCCGGATACGTTTGGGACATATCCCACGCAGCCGAAGTTCGCCAGGAAGTCCGATCTCGCAAGGAGGCTGATCATTCAGCCACCAGGAAAATCGAACTGGGCCCGCAATCCTCGGCCGTAAGTCGTTGCAAGAGAAGTTTTTAGGACAGATAAGACGATCGCCAGATCGACTTCCTGGCCCCAATTCCTCAGCTAGACTACTTTACTCATCGGCCTTGGTGGCCGACGGGCATTACCGTTACAACCAGAAGAACGTGAAATTATCCGCAGTGACGTTTGTCGTCAAGGCACCGGCAGCGGTCCTTGAGGGCGTATTTTGGGGAAGCTGTTTTCGCCCAAGTGCACTGCTAGCATACGGTTACAGATTTCTCCAGCGATCAGCGCGATGGCCGGAGAGGTGTCGTAGTTCGGGAGCCTTTCTCCGTTGTCTGCTAAACGAATCCTGCTCTCGATCGTCAAGTACGGCATTCCTGTCGTGTTGCTCGGCACGCTGGGCTATTCCGCTGCGCAAGATCCCGAGTTCATTCGCCTGCTCGAAGGTCCCAAACGCTGGGAACTGCTGGCGGCAGCAGCCGTTGTCACGCTGGTGGCGGTGGCGGTGACCATCGTCCGCTGGCAAATCCTGGCGCAAGCCATCGGCCTGAGGCTCAGCCTGCGCGATTCGCTCCGGATCGGCTTTTTGGGCTATCTCCTGAACCTGATGGCGTTTGGTCTAGTAGGTGGCGACGCTCTTAAGGCCACGTTCTTGTGTCAGCTCGAACCTAAGCGAAAAACCGAAGCGGTGGCCAGCGTGCTGATCGATCGTGTGATCGGACTTTACGCCCTGCTGATGCTCGCCGCACTCGCCTCGCTGCTCATCGATTTCGAAGCGATCCATTTTCGCACAATCGAAGATGAACGCACGATCGGCACGCTGATCGTCGTGACACAAATCGGAGCCGCTGTCGCCACGCTGGGTCTGGTGCTGCTAATGATTCCTGGCCTCGCCGAAGCCAAGCTGTGGGATCGTTTGGGGCACTTGCCGGTAGTGGGAAAAGTTCTTGCCAAACTGATCGATGCCACGCGGATGTATCGCCGCCGATTCGATCAACTGGCGCTTGCGATTGTGATGAGCCTGGTGGTCCATTCGCTCTATGTGGCGATGGTCTACCTCGTAGCGCTCGGACTTGGCAGCACGCCACCC
This window of the Pirellula staleyi DSM 6068 genome carries:
- a CDS encoding lysylphosphatidylglycerol synthase transmembrane domain-containing protein, translated to MSAKRILLSIVKYGIPVVLLGTLGYSAAQDPEFIRLLEGPKRWELLAAAAVVTLVAVAVTIVRWQILAQAIGLRLSLRDSLRIGFLGYLLNLMAFGLVGGDALKATFLCQLEPKRKTEAVASVLIDRVIGLYALLMLAALASLLIDFEAIHFRTIEDERTIGTLIVVTQIGAAVATLGLVLLMIPGLAEAKLWDRLGHLPVVGKVLAKLIDATRMYRRRFDQLALAIVMSLVVHSLYVAMVYLVALGLGSTPPSIASHFVIVPMSMVAGALPIGTFEAVLDTLYRGISAASVPARQGFLIALTFRCIQLVVATVGIGYYLTSKGEMQQLLDASAKSKEEPPLEGQSTVAS